TCGACCGCGACGATGCGGCGGGCGCCAGCGATACGGGCGCCCTGAATGGCATTGAGGCCGACACCGCCCGCGCCGATCACCACCACGTCGTCACCGGGGCGGACATTGGCGGTATTGATCGCGGCGCCGACGCCGGTGATCACGCCGCAGGAGATCAGCGAGGCCGCATCTTTCGGCATGTCGGCGGGGATCTTCACGATCTGGCTTTGATCCACGACCACCTTTTCGGCAAAGGCGCCGGTGAAAACCGCCTGCCAGACCGGGTCGCCTTCGGTCGTGGTGATCGGGCCCTCGGCCGGATCGCCCGGTTCTTCGCAGACGGTCGGATGGCCCTGGCCGCAGGACGGGCAGGTACCGCAGGAACGGATCAGGGTAACGGCCACGCTGTCGCCTTCGGCAAAACCTTTGACGCCCACGCCGACAGCGGTGACGATGCCAGCAGCCTCGTGCCCGAAGACCGCGGGAACGGCGCCGCCAAACCCCCCCTGCCACAGCGAGATGTCTGAATGGCAGACAGCCACGGCATCAATCTTCACCTCGACTTCACCCAGTTCGGGTGCGCGCAGTACCACCTCCTCGATCACAAGGGGCTCTCCGTGTTTGTGGCAAACGGCGGCTTTGACTTTGGTCATGGGAGGTCCTTTCGGTCTGTCGTGTCATGCGCGGGCAGCGCGGATTTCCGTATGTACATGAAGCTGTCGATTGCAGTGGCGCGCGGTCTTGGTTTGGATATCCGCGAAACGGAACATGCAAAGCTTCTCCTCTTTCGCAAATTTTAGGGTGCCATGGTGATTGTTAGCAATCTAATTAAACCACGTGACGCAACGGACTATGCAAAGATCAGCAGCGCAACGGTCAGGATCGACATGGCAAGCGTACCATATGCGAGGTTCCAGCGCAGACCGACGCGGGCGGGATCTTCATCGATCATGCGCGCCGACAAGCGGACCGAGGCCGAAAACGGCGTTACGTTCACCACGATGGACCAGATCGACACCATGGTAACCGCAACCGCGAGCGGGCTGATGGCCAATGGCGTCAGGTTCGGCAGCGTGCCCGCCAGGATGGTGACCGAGATGATCGGGCTGACGCCCACCATCGACAGCAGATAGGCGATCCAGCCCGCCAGCGCCAGAACCGCACCGCTGCCAAGTCCGAGGGCGACGATGGTCTGACCAAGGGCATTGGTGTCGATCAGCGGTAGCACCAGAACACCCAGAAAGGCCGAGGTTGTGAACAGGCCGATTTCGGAGCGCATGCTGGGCAATCCGGGGAGCAGCCCGGTCACGGTGGCTCGGGCGGTGCCGGTGAGCGCCGGAAGCGCGCCCTCATGCCAGCGCTGGATCGCCATCCAGCCAAGGGAGACCAGCGGCAAGCACAGAAGCAGCGCCTGAATGAGTGTAACGCCGAGTATTACGGAGACGCCCCAGGAAAACGACGGCACGAAGATTACCATCCCCATCAGGGGCAGCAATCCGGCAAGGGAGGGCGCCTCGGGCAGGCCCGGAAGCACCCGGCGCGGATAGCTCATCCGGTCGATCCCCCAGCCCAAAAGCAGCATCACCACCGCCAGCGGCAGTGAATAGATGACGATCTGCCCATAGGCGACGCTGGGAATGGCCGCAGTGATCAGTGCCATGGTGACGGTCATCGGCGACCACAT
This genomic stretch from Phaeobacter gallaeciensis harbors:
- a CDS encoding Zn-dependent alcohol dehydrogenase translates to MTKVKAAVCHKHGEPLVIEEVVLRAPELGEVEVKIDAVAVCHSDISLWQGGFGGAVPAVFGHEAAGIVTAVGVGVKGFAEGDSVAVTLIRSCGTCPSCGQGHPTVCEEPGDPAEGPITTTEGDPVWQAVFTGAFAEKVVVDQSQIVKIPADMPKDAASLISCGVITGVGAAINTANVRPGDDVVVIGAGGVGLNAIQGARIAGARRIVAVDMNPAKLEDAKAFGATHGVLAEGKPFKEVKALLDGRGADAVLVTVGVAAVYDQAPRYLAHNGKIVMVGMPHFGSNASYSPLVMADAGQKILGSKMGDVVIKRDIPWIVDLYQQGRLKLDELITGRWTLDQVNEAFADTMAGNARRNVIMLNND